The following coding sequences lie in one Salvelinus fontinalis isolate EN_2023a chromosome 21, ASM2944872v1, whole genome shotgun sequence genomic window:
- the LOC129818702 gene encoding 5-hydroxytryptamine receptor 4-like, producing the protein MEHVLNSLERVILTIFLSIIIIMTVLGNLLVMVALCKDRHLRKKKTNYFIVSLAFADLLVAVVVMPFAAIELTTGQWRYGEIFCLVRTSLDVFLTTASILHLCCIALDRYYAICCQPLVYRTKMTPVRVALMLGGCWVIASFISFLPIMQSWHAIGIEDIIEERKFSSSSSSNKTNCVFVVNRPHALICSAVAFYVPLGLMVLAYQRIYITAMGHARQIGTLQRAGSAHYSAPPQHYLSSEQQGSSRMRIETKAAKTLAVIMGCFCLCWAPFFITNVVDPFIHYSVPWQMWTAWLWLGYINSGLNPFLYAFLNRAFRRAFLMVLCCGGERYVRQGSYGPTRRYSGSVNGTSIALRLSFLPNRSHIEQQKDFIQ; encoded by the exons ATGGAGCATGTGCTGAACTCACTGGAGAGGGTCATTCTCACCATCTtcctctccatcatcatcatcatgactgtTCTGGGAAACCTGCTGGTGATGGTGGCGCTCTGCAAGGACAGACATCTTCG GAAAAAGAAGACCAACTACTTCATAGTGTCGTTGGCGTTTGCAGACCTCCTGGTTGCTGTGGTTGTCATGCCATTTGCAGCCATTGAGCTGACCACAGGTCAGTGGAGGTATGGGGAGATCTTCTGTCTGGTCAGGACCTCGTTGGATGTGTTTCTGACCACTGCATCTATCCTACACCTGTGCTGCATAGCACTGGACAG GTACTATGCGATCTGCTGCCAGCCGCTGGTGTACAGGACTAAGATGACTCCCGTCAGAGTGGCCCTAATGCTGGGGGGATGCTGGGTTATCGCCTCCTTCATCTCCTTCCTTCCCATCATGCAAAGCTGGCATGCCATCGGCATAGAGGACATT ATTGAGGAGAGGAAgtttagcagcagcagcagcagcaacaagaCCAACTGTGTATTCGTGGTGAACCGTCCGCATGCTCTCATCTGCTCTGCCGTGGCCTTCTACGTTCCCCTGGGCCTCATGGTGCTGGCCTACCAGCGCATCTACATCACCGCCATGGGCCACGCGCGGCAGATCGGCACGCTGCAGCGGGCAGGCTCCGCCCACTACTCGGCGCCCCCCCAGCACTACCTCAGCTCCGAGCAGCAGGGCTCCAGTCGCATGCGCATAGAGACCAAGGCTGCCAAGACCCTGGCTGTCATCATGGGCTGCTTCTGTCTCTGCTGGGCCCCCTTCTTCATCACCAACGTGGTGGACCCCTTCATCCACTACAGTGTGCCCTGGCAGATGTGGACCGCCTGGCTGTGGCTTGGCTATATTAACTCTGGCCTTAACCCCTTTCTCTACGCCTTCCTGAACAGGGCCTTTAGACGGGCCTTCCTCATGGTACTGTGTTGTGGTGGTGAGAGATACGTACGCCAGGGGAGCTACGGCCCCACCAGACGCTACTCTGGATCTGTCAACGGGACCTCCATCGCACTCAG